One window from the genome of Vanessa tameamea isolate UH-Manoa-2023 chromosome 13, ilVanTame1 primary haplotype, whole genome shotgun sequence encodes:
- the LOC113398020 gene encoding uncharacterized protein LOC113398020: MGGQVISFILLFLFQYVSGQHYQLCENNTKITRSCTTQILGEDYSDDNTCKVEYIPPNSSDCTDNFGPISSNSHIGGVSLKPYILPVVHRDNRTYYSVNYTVLNITFSNIKWKTMKFRFQKFMNVESHCRNIVISNDVTINEQSMLYYDCYWSLTDGDYNGQSHILDFEATDDVVVNRGRYNFNIPSAEMLSPTISEKDWKPFVYIEILTTSMKLHIMPPPSQLKITAYQIEVMKECNKGTKCKEAVKSTTIKLRNNTQEVTYDYSLLISAGTYFFVVTPIHEKCKRGQIKCQSVESPRIIISSEVHQKLNICIASITALVVATLFAYYIVLRVIRRYWCKEYGEKIPPPPKVLVIYSPANRLHAECVASFVAYLRSEYGFDVMYDGDISKTSHSDPVIWADEALELATHVIYIVGPAENTNLYNNIYDKPIIAHKDVDLILLHHLKGARVSSCLKVINVFFEHSNGRVPNETKHDKPFFLLKDWQKLIAYLSKNLLPKKQIMRTERGRCFLEDLTRAKELLNGRNEDVIIRCEKNLMEKKVLL, from the exons ATGGGGGGACAagtgatttcatttattttattgtttctgttTCAATATGTTTCTGGCCAGCATTATCAGCTTTGCGAGAATAATACGAAGATAACCCGTAGTTGTACAACACAG ATATTGGGTGAAGATTATTCAGATGATAATACTTGTAAAGTAGAATATATACCACCAAATAGTTCAGACTGTACCGACAATTTTGGACCCATTTCTTCCAACTCCCATATTGGTGGAGTCAGCCTCAAGCCCTACATTCTTCCCGTGGTTCACCGAGACAACAGGACTTACTATTCTGTCAATTATACTGtccttaatataacatttagtaatataaaatggaaaa CTATGAAATTCCGTTTTCAAAAATTCATGAATGTAGAAAGTCACTGCAGGAATATTGTCATTTCAAATGATGTCACCATAAATGAACAATCAATGCTCTACTATGACTGCTACTGGTCTCTTACCGATGGTGATTATAATGGTCAAAGTCACATACTCGATTTTGAGGCAACTGATGATGTAGTAGTAAACAGAGGGCGGTACAATTTCAACATACCATCTGCGGAAATGTTAA GTCCAACCATTAGTGAAAAAGATTGGAAGCCATTTGTTTACATAGAAATACTAACAACCTCAATGAAGTTACATATAATGCCTCCTCCGTCACAGCTAAAGATAACGGCATATCAAATTGAAGTTATGAAAGAGTGTAATAAAGGAACTAAGTGCAAAGAAGCAGTTAAAAGCACAACAATCAAGTTAAGAAACAATACTCAAGAAGTTACATATGAttacagtttattaataagCGCCGGAACATATTTCTTTGTAGTTACACCAATacatgaaaaatgtaaaagaGGCCAAATTAAATGTCAGTCTGTAGAGAGTCCAAGGATAATTATTA gTAGTGAAGTTCATCAGAAATTAAACATCTGTATTGCTAGCATCACGGCTCTGGTTGTGGCAACACTGTTTGCTTACTATATTGTTCTTCGTGTAATCCGTCGCTATTGGTGCAAGGAGTATGGAGAGA AAATTCCACCTCCACCAAAAGTTCTGGTAATCTATTCACCAGCGAACCGTCTCCATGCTGAATGTGTAGCTTCATTTGTTGCTTACCTTCGGTCGGAATATGGCTTCGATGTGATGTATGATGGTGATATCTCCAAAACATCTCACAGTGATCCAGTTATATGGGCAGATGAAGCACTTGAACTAGCTACTCATGTAATATACATAGTAGGGCCAGCAGAAAACACAAATCTATACAACAACATTTATGACAAACCCATAATAGCACACAAGGATGTTGATCTCATTCTTCTACATCACTTAAAAGGTGCCAGAGTATCAAGCTGCTTAAAAGTCATCAATGTCTTCTTTGAACACTCGAATGGCAGAGTACCGAATGAAACAAAACACGATAAACCATTCTTTTTGCTCAAGGACTGGCAAAAATTAATTGCATACTTGTCAAAGAATTTGCTACCCAAGAAGCAGATAATGCGGACAGAGAGAGGACGTTGCTTCCTGGAAGACTTAACAAGGGCCAAAGAGTTGCTTAATGGAAGAAATGAGGATGTTATAATCAGATGTGAAAAGAATTTAATGGAGAAAAAGGTACTATTGTAA